The following are from one region of the Stigmatella ashevillena genome:
- a CDS encoding PilZ domain-containing protein gives MSINAWLQEFRALHKRARQKQLNDDEKQLYLMAREQFARALTAAQGMTLRPGEMARQTFRVAQAMQIELSLNTGIVRAMTLDISKGGFSVVLTKAPGEKELVGYTLRMPDGMDPVIGRARVMASKKQIGNYRLSFAFEGMSEYDQDRLEMILFDAALSRIPA, from the coding sequence ATGAGCATCAACGCTTGGCTCCAGGAATTCCGGGCGCTCCACAAGAGAGCCCGTCAAAAGCAGCTCAACGACGACGAGAAGCAGCTCTACCTCATGGCCCGGGAGCAATTCGCCCGCGCGCTGACCGCGGCCCAGGGGATGACCCTGCGGCCCGGCGAGATGGCCCGCCAGACGTTCCGCGTCGCGCAAGCCATGCAGATCGAACTGAGCCTCAACACCGGCATCGTCCGGGCGATGACCCTGGACATCTCCAAGGGGGGCTTCTCGGTGGTGCTCACCAAGGCCCCCGGGGAGAAGGAGCTGGTGGGCTACACCCTGCGGATGCCAGACGGCATGGATCCCGTCATTGGCCGCGCCCGCGTCATGGCCTCCAAGAAGCAGATCGGCAACTACCGGCTCTCGTTCGCCTTCGAGGGCATGTCCGAGTACGACCAGGACCGGCTGGAGATGATCCTGTTCGACGCGGCCCTGTCCCGCATCCCCGCCTGA
- a CDS encoding DUF819 family protein, whose product MTAVQVVFFLLFPALAIWIGERFRVAKILGPVTLCYAAGLLCANLPGVKLSSAASMQVSEIAVPLAIPLLLFSANVRVWPKLARPLLISFSLACVAAVLAAGSVSWFFRGETDEWWKIAGMLVGVYVGGTANMAAIGRVLEAHSETFILLNTADLAAGGVYLLFLLTFAQRLLLRFMRPFTASAHPALFEHSGEPLGTWTRHHLRDMGVGFGLAVAIVGVGVGMTQLVLEKVEAGPALLIITTLGIAVSLWKRVHALVGTYELGEYVLLIFCVAMGSLADLRMLSGGSTMLVLFVAVVMGLAIVLHVAFSALLRIDVDSTLVCSTATIYGPALIGPVTAALRNRALVGPGLTLGLAGIALGNYLGLATAWGLRWLAGG is encoded by the coding sequence ATGACAGCCGTTCAGGTGGTGTTCTTCCTGCTGTTCCCGGCGCTGGCGATCTGGATAGGCGAGCGGTTTCGCGTGGCGAAGATCCTCGGCCCGGTGACGCTCTGTTACGCGGCGGGCCTTCTCTGCGCCAACCTGCCGGGGGTGAAGCTGTCCTCGGCCGCCTCGATGCAGGTGAGCGAGATCGCTGTCCCGTTGGCGATTCCGTTGCTGCTCTTCTCCGCGAACGTGCGTGTGTGGCCGAAGCTTGCGCGCCCGCTGCTTATCTCCTTCAGCCTGGCGTGTGTCGCGGCGGTCCTGGCCGCTGGCAGCGTCAGCTGGTTCTTCCGGGGGGAGACCGATGAGTGGTGGAAGATCGCCGGCATGTTGGTGGGGGTTTACGTGGGCGGCACCGCCAACATGGCCGCCATCGGGCGGGTGCTGGAGGCGCACAGCGAGACCTTCATCCTGCTCAACACAGCGGATCTGGCCGCGGGCGGCGTCTACCTCCTCTTCCTGCTCACCTTCGCGCAGCGGCTGCTGCTGCGGTTCATGCGGCCCTTCACGGCGTCGGCGCACCCCGCGCTCTTCGAGCATTCGGGCGAGCCGCTCGGCACCTGGACGCGGCACCACCTCCGGGACATGGGGGTGGGCTTCGGGCTCGCGGTGGCCATCGTCGGGGTCGGGGTGGGGATGACGCAGCTCGTGCTGGAGAAGGTGGAGGCGGGCCCCGCGCTGCTGATCATCACCACGCTGGGAATCGCCGTGTCCTTGTGGAAGCGCGTGCACGCGCTCGTGGGGACCTACGAGTTGGGGGAGTATGTGCTGCTCATCTTCTGTGTGGCCATGGGCTCCCTGGCCGATCTGCGGATGTTGAGCGGAGGCAGCACGATGCTCGTGCTCTTCGTGGCGGTGGTGATGGGGCTGGCCATTGTGCTCCACGTGGCGTTCTCGGCGCTTTTGCGCATCGATGTGGACAGCACGCTGGTCTGCTCGACGGCGACCATCTACGGCCCGGCCCTGATCGGCCCGGTAACGGCGGCCTTGCGCAACCGTGCGCTCGTGGGGCCTGGCCTGACGCTGGGGCTGGCGGGGATTGCGCTGGGCAACTACCTCGGGCTCGCGACGGCGTGGGGCTTGCGCTGGCTTGCGGGTGGGTGA
- the glmU gene encoding bifunctional UDP-N-acetylglucosamine diphosphorylase/glucosamine-1-phosphate N-acetyltransferase GlmU yields MSAPLAAVVLCAGKGTRMKSEKAKVLHPILGKPLCAYPLKRALELGASPLVPVVGHQAPEVEKAIRTQFPAATLRFALQKEQRGTADAVRSAEGALKDFSGRVLILYGDVPLLRRETLEALVAAHEAGKGPLSLVATQLEDPTGYGRVIREGGKVTRIVEHKDCTPEQRAVRECNAGIYLVESSFLWRALAEIRPQNAQGEYYLTDLVEMAARQGPVASIDSDATETAGVNDRVELAARARVMQQRINERHMRAGVTLQDPATTFIDEDVTVGEDTELGPLVSLAAGTVVGRNVTIGQGSVLTASTVADGTAIKPYSVFEEAQVGERCVIGPFARLRPGTELAEEVHLGNFVETKKATLGKGSKANHLAYLGDAKIGSKVNVGAGTITCNYDGVNKHLTELGDGVFIGSDTQLVAPVSVGDGAYVAAGTTVTKNVPPGSLAVSRSPQVNKEGWVARKKAKQG; encoded by the coding sequence ATGTCAGCTCCCCTCGCGGCGGTGGTGTTGTGTGCCGGCAAGGGCACCCGGATGAAGTCGGAGAAGGCCAAGGTCCTTCACCCCATCCTGGGCAAGCCCCTGTGCGCATATCCTTTGAAGCGTGCCCTGGAATTGGGCGCCTCTCCGTTGGTGCCGGTGGTTGGGCACCAAGCGCCTGAGGTGGAGAAGGCCATCCGGACGCAATTTCCGGCGGCCACCCTGCGCTTCGCCCTTCAGAAAGAGCAGCGGGGCACCGCGGACGCGGTCCGCTCGGCGGAAGGGGCGCTGAAGGACTTCTCGGGCCGCGTGCTCATCCTCTATGGGGATGTGCCGCTGCTGCGCCGCGAGACGCTGGAGGCGCTCGTCGCCGCGCACGAGGCGGGCAAGGGGCCGCTGTCGCTGGTGGCCACCCAGTTGGAGGACCCCACCGGCTATGGCCGCGTCATCCGCGAGGGCGGCAAGGTGACGCGCATCGTGGAGCACAAGGACTGCACCCCGGAGCAGCGCGCGGTGCGGGAGTGCAACGCCGGTATCTACCTGGTGGAGTCGTCCTTCCTGTGGCGGGCGCTGGCGGAGATTCGCCCGCAGAACGCCCAGGGCGAATACTACCTGACGGACCTCGTGGAGATGGCCGCGCGGCAGGGGCCGGTGGCCTCGATCGACTCGGACGCCACGGAGACGGCCGGGGTGAATGACCGCGTGGAGCTGGCGGCGCGCGCCCGGGTGATGCAGCAGCGCATCAACGAGCGCCACATGCGCGCGGGCGTCACCCTGCAGGACCCGGCCACCACCTTCATTGATGAGGACGTCACCGTGGGTGAGGACACGGAGCTGGGTCCGCTGGTGTCCCTGGCGGCCGGGACCGTGGTGGGGCGCAACGTCACCATCGGCCAGGGCAGCGTGTTGACCGCTTCCACCGTGGCGGATGGCACCGCCATCAAGCCCTACTCGGTGTTCGAGGAGGCCCAGGTGGGCGAGCGGTGTGTCATCGGGCCTTTCGCCCGCCTGCGCCCGGGCACCGAGCTGGCGGAGGAGGTGCATCTGGGCAACTTCGTGGAGACGAAGAAGGCCACCCTCGGCAAGGGCTCCAAGGCCAACCACCTGGCGTACCTGGGGGACGCGAAGATCGGCTCCAAGGTGAATGTTGGGGCGGGCACCATCACCTGCAACTACGACGGGGTGAACAAGCACCTCACCGAACTGGGGGACGGGGTGTTCATCGGCTCGGACACACAACTGGTGGCCCCGGTGTCCGTGGGCGACGGTGCGTATGTCGCCGCGGGCACGACCGTGACGAAAAATGTACCGCCTGGAAGCCTCGCCGTGTCCCGATCTCCACAGGTGAACAAGGAGGGTTGGGTGGCTCGGAAGAAGGCGAAGCAGGGCTAA
- a CDS encoding ABC transporter ATP-binding protein has protein sequence MPHSSMDLAVDARGLIKRFGSFTALNGLDLQIPRGAFYAYLGPNGAGKSTSLALLTGIYGPDAGTIQLLGWDAVRQPLQVKRRVGMVPEELSLFERLTGRQYLTFCGRMYGLEGEEAAARAAELLELTELTYKAGALVAEYSKGMRRRLAIAAALIHAPELVFLDEPFEGIDVLAAGVIRELLRELSRRGVTLLLTTHVLEIAERLATHAGILRGGKMLDQGPVGELLARHGTASLEALFEKLIGVPAARNARLSFYGESPGAVTPLHRESA, from the coding sequence ATGCCGCACTCCTCCATGGATCTGGCCGTCGACGCCCGAGGGCTCATCAAACGCTTCGGGAGCTTCACGGCGCTCAACGGGCTGGATCTCCAGATTCCCCGGGGCGCCTTCTACGCCTATCTCGGACCCAACGGCGCGGGGAAGTCCACCTCGCTCGCCCTGCTCACCGGCATCTACGGCCCGGACGCGGGCACCATCCAGCTGCTGGGGTGGGACGCGGTCCGGCAGCCCCTCCAGGTGAAGCGCCGCGTGGGCATGGTGCCCGAGGAGCTGAGCCTCTTCGAGCGGCTCACCGGGCGCCAGTACCTCACCTTCTGCGGGCGCATGTACGGCCTGGAGGGCGAGGAGGCCGCGGCGCGGGCCGCGGAACTGCTGGAGCTGACAGAGCTCACGTACAAGGCCGGCGCGCTCGTCGCCGAGTACTCCAAGGGCATGCGGCGGCGGCTCGCCATCGCCGCCGCGCTGATCCACGCCCCGGAGCTGGTGTTCCTGGACGAGCCCTTCGAGGGCATCGACGTGCTGGCCGCGGGCGTCATCCGGGAGCTGCTGCGCGAGTTGAGCCGACGCGGGGTGACGCTGCTGCTCACCACGCACGTGCTGGAGATCGCCGAGCGGTTGGCCACCCACGCGGGCATCCTCCGCGGCGGAAAGATGCTGGATCAGGGGCCGGTGGGAGAGCTGCTGGCACGGCACGGCACGGCCTCGTTGGAGGCCCTCTTCGAGAAGCTCATCGGCGTGCCCGCCGCGCGCAATGCCCGCCTGTCTTTTTACGGGGAGAGCCCCGGCGCGGTGACGCCCTTGCACAGGGAGTCCGCGTGA
- a CDS encoding amidohydrolase family protein, protein MSSDEAPACLGPATAWLGTPGRSPPLPALNDAEGPRLPEGLPPVVDAHVHLFPDGVFEAIWRWFERYGWPIRYKLHTPQVLDFLLSRGVSRVVALHYAHKPGMARFLNAYMAEVMRSEPRVVGLATVLPGEAGAADILAEAFAAGLQGVKLHCHVQCFAPDDPALHEVYEACAKAGRPLVMHAGREPSSPHYQCDPHALCSAERVERVLQDHPRLKLCVPHLGADEFEGYARLLERYDTLWLDTTMAAADYFPIALPRRTLEVRPERILYGTDFPHLPYAWDREVKTLLGLRLGDEVEAGILGQNALRLYGLL, encoded by the coding sequence ATGTCTTCCGACGAAGCCCCCGCCTGCCTGGGTCCCGCCACCGCCTGGCTGGGCACCCCCGGCCGCTCCCCACCCCTGCCCGCCCTGAATGACGCCGAGGGGCCGCGGCTGCCCGAGGGATTGCCCCCCGTGGTGGATGCCCACGTCCACCTCTTCCCGGATGGCGTCTTCGAGGCCATCTGGCGCTGGTTCGAGCGGTATGGCTGGCCCATCCGCTACAAGCTCCACACCCCCCAGGTCTTGGACTTCCTGCTGTCCCGGGGGGTGAGCCGGGTGGTGGCGCTCCACTACGCGCACAAGCCGGGGATGGCCCGGTTCCTCAATGCCTACATGGCCGAGGTGATGCGCTCCGAGCCGCGCGTGGTGGGGCTGGCCACCGTGCTCCCCGGCGAGGCGGGCGCGGCGGACATCCTCGCGGAGGCGTTCGCCGCGGGGCTTCAGGGCGTGAAGCTGCACTGCCATGTCCAGTGCTTCGCCCCGGATGATCCCGCCCTCCACGAGGTGTACGAGGCCTGCGCGAAGGCCGGGCGCCCCCTCGTCATGCACGCCGGCCGTGAACCTTCCAGCCCCCATTACCAATGCGATCCCCATGCGCTCTGCTCGGCGGAACGGGTGGAGCGCGTCCTCCAGGACCACCCCCGCCTGAAGCTGTGCGTGCCGCACTTGGGGGCAGACGAGTTCGAGGGCTATGCCCGCCTGCTGGAGCGCTACGACACCCTCTGGCTGGACACCACCATGGCGGCGGCGGATTACTTCCCCATCGCGCTGCCCCGCCGGACACTGGAAGTGCGCCCCGAGCGCATCCTCTATGGAACGGACTTCCCCCACCTGCCGTATGCCTGGGACCGCGAGGTGAAGACCCTGCTAGGCTTGCGGCTGGGGGATGAGGTGGAGGCGGGAATCCTGGGACAGAACGCCCTGCGGCTCTATGGGCTGCTCTAG
- a CDS encoding TatD family hydrolase has protein sequence MIEVAVPELLPLFDAHLHPESLSDQDLESMRFFGVERALVVAHHFAEPTPKALRLHFDDLVGRQIPRLDRLGIRAYAALGVHPRCIPRRGLSEVLSSLPDYFQGGRVVALGETGLHAGGEEEEEAFLEQLALARRLKLRVVVHTPTQDKERHTRRILTLLRTAGTLPSRVLVDHATARTVGPILGCGHWAGLTLHPEALKAERAVALVRKLGSERLVLNSDAGDGAGDILGLARLARLLAKANLSERVVRRVACENAERFFQVTS, from the coding sequence ATGATCGAGGTTGCCGTGCCCGAGTTGTTGCCCCTCTTCGATGCGCACCTTCATCCCGAGTCCTTGAGCGATCAGGATCTCGAGTCCATGCGCTTTTTCGGAGTGGAGCGGGCGCTGGTGGTGGCCCACCACTTCGCGGAGCCCACCCCCAAGGCCCTGCGGCTCCACTTCGATGACCTGGTGGGCCGACAGATTCCCCGGCTCGACCGGCTGGGCATCCGCGCCTACGCCGCGCTGGGAGTCCACCCCCGCTGCATCCCCCGGCGGGGGCTGTCCGAGGTGCTCTCCAGCCTGCCGGACTACTTTCAAGGAGGCCGCGTGGTGGCCCTGGGCGAGACCGGGCTGCACGCGGGGGGCGAAGAGGAGGAGGAAGCCTTCCTGGAGCAGCTCGCCCTGGCCCGGCGGCTCAAGCTCCGGGTGGTGGTCCACACGCCTACCCAGGACAAGGAGCGCCACACCCGGCGCATCCTCACGCTGCTGCGCACCGCGGGCACCCTGCCCTCGCGCGTGCTGGTGGACCACGCCACCGCGCGCACGGTGGGGCCCATTCTGGGCTGCGGCCACTGGGCGGGGCTGACCCTGCACCCCGAGGCCCTGAAGGCCGAACGGGCGGTGGCGCTGGTGCGAAAGCTGGGCAGCGAGCGGCTGGTGCTCAACTCCGATGCCGGAGACGGGGCAGGAGACATCCTGGGACTGGCCCGGCTGGCGCGCCTGCTGGCCAAGGCCAATCTTTCCGAACGGGTGGTGCGCCGGGTGGCGTGCGAGAACGCCGAGCGCTTTTTTCAGGTCACTTCCTGA
- a CDS encoding response regulator — translation MSHILVVDDDASHRTLICDALEELGYRTVQAANGREALDLLEGDMPAAVLLDLRMPVMSGWGLLDALKKMPRARGLPIIIISGYGFEWEAELVGAAGYISKPVDLDKVRMTVQQIVGPPEMSMMH, via the coding sequence ATGTCTCACATCCTGGTCGTCGACGACGACGCGAGCCACCGCACGCTCATCTGCGATGCCCTCGAGGAACTGGGCTACCGCACTGTCCAGGCAGCCAACGGCCGCGAGGCGCTGGATCTGCTCGAGGGCGATATGCCCGCCGCGGTGTTGTTGGATCTCCGCATGCCCGTCATGAGCGGCTGGGGCCTCTTGGACGCACTCAAGAAGATGCCCCGGGCGCGCGGGTTGCCCATCATCATCATCTCCGGCTACGGCTTCGAATGGGAAGCCGAGCTGGTCGGCGCCGCCGGCTACATCTCCAAGCCGGTGGACCTGGACAAGGTGCGGATGACGGTGCAGCAGATCGTCGGGCCGCCCGAGATGTCGATGATGCACTAA
- a CDS encoding pyridoxal phosphate-dependent decarboxylase family protein codes for MTSKPLPKNKRSKEDVLAELRTLRAEDARWKEGRTFSLVYHVDDEHSALLKEAYGEFISENGLSPLAFPSLRRMESEVISMAAGLFHGNEDVAGTMTTGGTESIMMAVKAARQWAREEKGIGRPEMIVPLSVHPAFEKAAHYFDVDIQHAALGADFRVDVRDVERLITPRTALIVGSAPPYPQGVMDPISELAALAQARGLLFHVDACLGGFFLPFARKLGRDIPPFDFEVPGVTSLSADLHKYGYAAKGASVVLYRDRALRRHQFFTYGGWPGGLYASPSMTGTRPGGAIAAAWAVMHALGEEGYLENARRVLSATDTLIAGINAIAGLRVLGAPQMGVFAFSSESLNVYELGDAMEARGWKMDRQQNPPALHCMMTPSHERIVEPLLADLRDCASRLAAGEPAPEGSAAMYGMVGAIPDSKQVDGFLLEFLDGVFDRT; via the coding sequence ATGACGTCGAAGCCGCTGCCAAAGAACAAGCGCTCGAAAGAGGATGTGCTCGCGGAGTTGCGGACCCTGCGCGCGGAGGACGCGCGCTGGAAGGAGGGGCGCACCTTCAGCCTCGTCTACCACGTGGATGACGAGCACTCGGCGCTGCTCAAGGAGGCCTATGGCGAGTTCATCTCCGAGAACGGGCTGTCGCCCCTGGCCTTTCCGTCCTTGCGCCGCATGGAGTCCGAGGTGATTTCCATGGCCGCGGGGCTGTTCCACGGCAATGAGGACGTGGCGGGCACGATGACCACGGGGGGCACCGAGAGCATCATGATGGCGGTGAAGGCCGCCCGGCAGTGGGCCCGCGAGGAGAAGGGAATCGGCCGCCCGGAGATGATCGTCCCCCTGTCGGTCCACCCCGCCTTCGAGAAGGCGGCGCACTACTTCGACGTGGACATCCAGCACGCGGCCCTGGGGGCGGACTTCCGGGTGGACGTGCGGGACGTGGAGCGCCTCATCACCCCGCGCACGGCGCTCATCGTGGGCAGTGCCCCCCCGTACCCCCAGGGGGTCATGGACCCCATCTCCGAGCTGGCCGCGCTGGCTCAGGCCCGGGGGTTGCTGTTCCATGTGGATGCGTGTCTGGGCGGGTTCTTCCTGCCGTTCGCGAGGAAGCTCGGCCGGGACATTCCCCCGTTCGACTTCGAGGTTCCCGGCGTCACCTCGCTGTCCGCGGACCTCCACAAGTATGGCTATGCGGCCAAGGGGGCCTCGGTGGTGCTGTACCGGGACCGCGCGTTGAGGCGGCACCAGTTCTTCACCTATGGCGGGTGGCCGGGCGGGTTGTATGCCTCCCCGTCGATGACGGGGACGCGGCCTGGGGGGGCGATCGCCGCGGCCTGGGCGGTGATGCACGCCCTGGGCGAGGAGGGCTACCTGGAGAACGCGCGGCGCGTCCTGTCCGCCACCGACACCCTCATCGCGGGCATCAACGCCATTGCCGGCCTGCGGGTCCTGGGGGCTCCCCAGATGGGGGTCTTCGCGTTCAGCTCCGAGTCTCTCAACGTGTACGAGCTGGGCGATGCAATGGAGGCCCGGGGCTGGAAGATGGACCGGCAGCAGAATCCGCCCGCGCTGCACTGCATGATGACCCCCTCGCATGAGCGCATCGTGGAGCCCCTGCTCGCGGACCTGAGGGACTGTGCGTCCCGGCTGGCGGCAGGGGAGCCCGCCCCGGAGGGCAGCGCGGCCATGTATGGCATGGTCGGGGCCATTCCGGATTCGAAGCAGGTGGACGGCTTCTTGTTGGAGTTCCTGGACGGGGTCTTCGACCGGACCTGA
- a CDS encoding glutamine--tRNA ligase/YqeY domain fusion protein translates to MTTISEAQGQNFLQEIIEEDRRSGKHGGRVHTRFPPEPNGYLHIGHAKAICLNFGLAQQYGGKCNLRLDDTNPLTEDTDYVQSIERDVKWLGGDWDDRKFFASDYFEKLYGFAVSLIQQGKAYVCSLTADEISEYRGDFNTPGRDSPYRSRSVEENLDLFRRMRAGEFPDGKHTLRAKIDMASPNPVLRDPPIYRIRHAHHHRTGDTWCIYPLYDFAHCLSDAIEGITHSICTLEFENRRVLYDWIVDSLIQGSRPHQYEFARLKLTYTVMSKRKLLQMVTEGLVSGWDDPRMMTISGLRRRGCTSASLRDFATRIGVSKTDSWIDMSLLELCIREDLNERAPRAMAVLRPLKVVIENYPAGQSEELETANHPLKEELGKRMLRFERELYIEADDFMEEPTKGFFRLAPGKEVRLRSAYFIKCERVVKDDKGQVVELRCSYDPATRGGDSPDGRKVKGTLHWVPASAPVAEVRLYDRLFSVEHPDRDKDKDFKTFLNPSSLEVLPNARVEPMLAQATPEAFFQFERLGYFNVDSKDSQPGKPVFNRTVTLKDSWAKEQVKGK, encoded by the coding sequence ATGACGACGATCAGTGAGGCGCAGGGCCAGAATTTCCTCCAGGAGATCATCGAGGAGGACCGGCGCTCGGGAAAGCACGGCGGGCGGGTGCACACACGCTTCCCCCCAGAACCCAATGGCTACCTTCATATCGGGCACGCCAAGGCCATCTGCCTGAACTTCGGACTGGCCCAGCAATACGGCGGCAAGTGCAACCTGCGCCTGGATGACACCAACCCCCTCACCGAGGACACCGACTACGTCCAGTCCATCGAGCGGGACGTGAAGTGGCTCGGAGGCGACTGGGACGACCGGAAGTTCTTCGCCTCGGACTACTTCGAGAAGCTGTATGGCTTCGCCGTCTCGCTCATCCAGCAGGGCAAGGCGTACGTGTGCAGCCTCACCGCCGATGAGATCAGCGAGTACCGCGGTGACTTCAACACGCCGGGCCGGGACAGCCCGTACCGCAGCCGCTCCGTCGAGGAGAACCTGGACCTGTTCCGCCGCATGCGGGCCGGCGAGTTCCCGGATGGCAAGCACACCCTGCGGGCGAAGATCGACATGGCATCGCCCAACCCGGTGCTGAGGGATCCGCCCATCTACCGGATCCGCCACGCGCACCACCACCGCACCGGCGACACGTGGTGCATCTACCCGCTCTACGACTTCGCCCACTGCCTGTCGGATGCCATCGAGGGCATCACCCACTCCATCTGTACCCTGGAGTTCGAGAACCGGAGGGTGCTCTACGACTGGATCGTCGACAGCCTCATCCAGGGGAGCCGGCCGCACCAGTACGAGTTCGCGCGCCTGAAGCTCACCTACACGGTGATGAGCAAGCGCAAGCTGCTCCAGATGGTGACCGAGGGGCTGGTGTCCGGGTGGGACGACCCGCGCATGATGACCATCAGCGGCCTGCGCCGGCGGGGCTGCACCTCGGCCTCCCTGCGAGACTTCGCCACGCGCATCGGCGTGAGCAAGACGGACAGCTGGATCGACATGAGCCTGCTGGAGCTGTGCATCCGGGAGGATCTCAACGAGCGCGCCCCCCGGGCCATGGCGGTGCTGCGGCCCCTCAAGGTCGTCATCGAGAACTATCCCGCGGGCCAAAGCGAGGAGTTGGAAACCGCCAACCACCCGCTCAAGGAAGAGCTGGGCAAGCGCATGCTCCGGTTCGAGCGCGAGCTGTACATCGAGGCGGATGACTTCATGGAGGAGCCCACCAAGGGGTTCTTCCGGCTGGCGCCCGGCAAGGAGGTTCGCCTCCGCTCGGCGTACTTCATCAAGTGCGAGCGCGTCGTCAAGGACGACAAGGGCCAGGTGGTGGAGCTGCGGTGCAGCTATGATCCGGCCACCCGGGGCGGAGACTCGCCGGATGGCCGCAAGGTCAAGGGCACCCTGCACTGGGTACCGGCCAGCGCGCCCGTGGCCGAGGTGCGGCTCTATGACCGGCTCTTCTCCGTGGAGCACCCGGACCGCGACAAGGACAAGGACTTCAAGACGTTCTTGAACCCGAGCTCGCTCGAGGTGCTCCCCAACGCCCGCGTCGAGCCGATGCTCGCCCAGGCAACCCCCGAGGCCTTCTTCCAGTTCGAACGGCTGGGATACTTCAACGTGGACTCGAAGGACTCTCAGCCCGGCAAGCCCGTCTTCAACCGCACGGTGACGTTGAAGGACTCGTGGGCCAAGGAGCAGGTCAAGGGCAAGTAG